A genomic region of Solanum dulcamara chromosome 2, daSolDulc1.2, whole genome shotgun sequence contains the following coding sequences:
- the LOC129879882 gene encoding uncharacterized protein LOC129879882: MKMKGYSFFTATLILAVSICFSSIYADSLPRDSFKSILGEGNLESWKDGVLHSADMAQPPGGHASTLVLAGNRTRRPDFLSGFHKYKGGWDIANKHYWASVGFTGVAGVILALLWFISFGLALVVHFCCGWKINIRDGERHFSQRICLIVLIILTCAAAIGCILLSVGQDDFHGEALDTLKYVVNQSDYTEQTLRNVTQYLLLAKTVNVAQIFLPSDVKDDIDRLNGDLSSAADNLEEKTNENSGKIRRVFNAVRSALITVAVVMLLISILGLCLSILGHQHTIHIFIVSGWLLVAVTFVLYGVFVIINNAISDTCMAMGEWVDNPHAESALSNILPCVDPRTTNQTLFKSKQVTVDLVNIVNGFIDTYANFNPSNHLNSNYYNQSGPFMPHLCYPYDSQLHDLPCPADQVSMANSSMVWQNYTCIVSEAGMCTSVGRLTPDMYEQLVATVNISYALEHYAPLLLNLQNCNFVRDTFRNITANHCPPLEHHLRVVNAGLAVISVGVMLSLALWIVYANRPQREEVFAKLSLRIKSSCNGKNVSCSNSNIDLSSRGTTPKIGV; encoded by the exons ATGAAGATGAAGGGTTATTCATTCTTTACTGCTACTCTCATTCTtgctgtttcaatttgtttcaGCTCAATTTATGCAGATTCTTTACCAAGAGACTCTTTTAAGTCCATTTTAG GGGAGGGAAATTTGGAATCATGGAAGGATGGAGTATTGCACTCAGCAGATATGGCACAACCACCAGGTGGGCATGCGAGCACACTTGTGCTGGCGGGAAACAGGACAAGGAGGCCAGACTTTCTTTCTGGTTTCCACAAATACAAAGGTGGATGGGATATTGCCAATAAACACTACTGGGCT TCTGTTGGTTTTACAGGTGTTGCTGGGGTCATACTCGCGTTGCTTTGGTTCATTTCTTTTGGATTGGCTCTTGTAGTGCATTTTTGCTGCGGATGGAAAATCAATATTAGGGACGGAGAACGACATTTTTCACAGAGAATTTGCCTGATCGTGCTTATTATCTTAACATGTGCTGCAGC TATCGGGTGCATTCTTCTTTCTGTTGGTCAAGATGATTTTCATGGTGAAGCATTGGATACTCTAAAATATGTTGTAAACCAATCGGATTACACTGAGCAGACGCTGAGAAATGTTACACAATACCTGTTACTCGCGAAAACTGTAAATGTGGCCCAGATTTTCCTCCCTTCAGATGTAAAAGATGATATTGACCGCCTAAATGGAGACCTATCTTCTGCAGCAGATAATCTTGAGGAGAAAACAAATGAAAACTCAGGAAAGATACGAAGGGTCTTCAATGCTGT GCGGTCAGCTTTGATCACTGTTGCTGTCGTTATGCTTCTCATCTCCATTCTGGGTCTTT GCCTTTCTATCCTTGGCCATCAACACACAATTCACAT ATTTATCGTTAGTGGATGGTTGCTGGTGGCAGTTACATTCGTTCTCTATGGAGTTTTTGTCATCATTAACAA TGCAATTTCAGACACTTGTATGGCCATGGGAGAGTGGGTGGACAATCCTCATGCTGAAAGTGCTCTTAGCAACATCCTTCCATGTGTTGACCCGAGAACGACAAACCAAACACTATTCAAGAGCAAACAAGTCACTGTTGATCTCGTAAATATTGTCAATGGATTCATAGACACATATGCAAATTTCAATCCATCTAATCATCTCAATTCAAATTACTATAATCAGTCAGGACCATTTATGCCACATCTCTGCTATCCATATGACTCCCAATTGCACGATCTTCCATGCCCTGCTGATCAAGTGTCTATGGCAAATTCTTCAATG GTTTGGCAGAATTATACTTGCATTGTATCTGAGGCTGGAATGTGTACTAGCGTCGGGAGGCTAACACCTGACATGTACGAACAGCTGGTGGCAACAGTCAACATTAGCTACGCTCTCGAACATTATGCACCACTACTGCTTAATCTCCAGAACTGCAATTTTGTCCGCGATACATTCAGGAACATCACAGCCAATCACTGCCCTCCGTTGGAACACCATCTCCGAGTCGTTAACGCAGGGTTAGCAGTCATCTCAGTTGGAGTCATGCTAAGTCTCGCGTTGTGGATAGTATATGCAAACCGCCCCCAAAGGGAGGAAGTGTTTGCGAAGCTCTCTTTGCGTATAAAGAGCAGCTGCAATGGCAAGAATGTTAGCTGCAGCAATAGTAACATTGATTTGTCATCAAGAGGCACAACTCCAAAAATTGGAGTGTAG